The Gossypium hirsutum isolate 1008001.06 chromosome D03, Gossypium_hirsutum_v2.1, whole genome shotgun sequence genomic interval aataaatgatgttATCAGTTTAGATTAGTTGATAGCATCATAAAAGGTTGAGGATCAAACTATGTAAATTAAGATTGAGTTCGatttagttgatttatttatttttctaattttttaaactGTCTGTGATAATTTGATTTGGTTTGGTTCGATCTTCAAGTTTTCATACTAACTTTAGGTTTTAGATTTTCGAACTTTATTTTGACAAATAGTGTTTTTTGACTTTTGGATATTATATGATAaagttttcaattattttttaaaacataattttttaaatcaataaataaaaaaatatttttttatattttattttactattttaagttTTTCCACTagctattttaaatataaaacatttaattttgcatcataaaaaattaaaattaattataaattaaataaaaatagaatttagtaACCTATGAAAACTAAAAACCGTCTGAAGAGaattaaaataaagagattaaattgaaatttttaacataatagagggactaaaactataacatatatatatacctccTAATTTCTTTCAAAGGTGAGGGGTTATGAGCTTGGGAAACGGTTGTACCTAACCTAAAGCAAACTaaagaatcttaatttggagggggggggggggagggggctCTTTCAACTGTCGTCGTCCTCAAAAAGTTGGTCATGGCAGGCTTGTTGGTCAAATTGATGTTGCCAGTCACTGCTCTCTCTTTTGTTTTCAGACCCTACGAAAACACCATTATTTACACCATTTTCCTATCCCTTTCCTTAACCATCGATGCTTCTATTTCCATGCCCCtattccctatataaacccccaTCTTCACCCCTTTTCATATATCTTTCTCCTACAGCTTACCTTTACCCTTTTCATATATACATCTTTCAAGGCTTATTTACATTCCATTGTTCATATAGTTGCTCTCTTGCTGAAATAATGGAGAATGAAAACCAGTATCAGCATGTTGCAGCACCAAAATATGACTGTCTTCTCTTTGGTAAGTGTGTCTTCCTGCAGTATATCAGATCCTTTGGAATTCCCTTAAACCCAGTAACATTTCtgattaatatatgttttattttcagATGTGGATGATACCCTTTATCCTCTGAGTTCTGGTTTATCCAAAGCTTGCACCACCAACATCCAAGGTACTGCATATGTTCGCAAATTTTACATCCTTTTTTCACATATCATGTGTTCTTAACTTCTGCATTAATCTGTGCAGAATTTATGGTTGAAAAGCTTGGGATAGAAGGGGACAAAGTCTCGGAGATAAATCGTGTGTTATACAGAAACTATGGGACATCAATGGCTGGTCTCAGGGTAAATTCTTGACTATTCTTTTGGTTGATTATCGTGGTTCCAGAAAAGGGTGATGATTGAATATGAATTTTGTTGTGTTTTTCAATGATTATATTCAGGCTATTGGCTACAACTTTGATTATGATGAATACCACAGTTTTGTTCATGGGCGGCTACCTTATGAGAACCTGAAACCTGACTATGTCTTGAGGAATCTTTTGCTTAGCTTACCAATTCGCAAAGTTGTAAGTCTTTTCTATCTATAAACATGGTGTTCTTTTTTGGTTGGGCTAGAAATGGTATTTACAGATCACCCATCGAATCAAATCTTGGTGATCTTGGTGCTTGCTAAGGTGTTAATGAGTACCCTACTAAGCAACCCATGTTGGCTATCTATTACCTTTGAAACTTTCTTTGTGATATTTTATtaccattgatttttttttggccACCACTTTTGAAACAGATATTCTCAAATGGGGATGAGGTCCATGTGGCTAAAGTTCTAAAGAAACTAGGGTTGGAGGGTTGCTTTGAAAGGGTTATAAGCTTTGATACCCTTAATTCTACCAATGGAAGCCATAGTTCAGATGATGAAGAGAGCTCCAAGTTGAGAGACACAAGTGCTGAAATCCTTGATGCTAACAGTGGCCCTTCCACGCCAATCATCTGCAAACCCTTCAAAAATGCATTTGAACAAGCCCTCAAGATAGCTAACATCAACCCTCAAAAAACAGTAAGTCTATCAAATCTCTTCTCCAAGCACTTTAATGGCAGCAGTTAACGGTATTATCTATTTGTACCTACTAATTACACTATAAAAATACGTATTCAAATTATGTCAAGTAAAAGGACCAAACCCCGAATTTCAACACAGTAGAGGGATTAAAACCATAATTAGGCCCTTATATATTGACCCTTTTGGCtttagtattttatttgttttgacaAGTCTTTCTTGTTCACCGCAGCTTTTCTTTGACGATAGCATCCGTAACATACAATCTGGAAAAGAAATAGGGCTCCATACTGTGTTGGTACGAACTGGCAAATTTCAGAAAAAAGGATTTgtaatttgt includes:
- the LOC107950139 gene encoding suppressor of disruption of TFIIS, with the translated sequence MLLFPCPYSLYKPPSSPLFIYLSPTAYLYPFHIYIFQGLFTFHCSYSCSLAEIMENENQYQHVAAPKYDCLLFDVDDTLYPLSSGLSKACTTNIQEFMVEKLGIEGDKVSEINRVLYRNYGTSMAGLRAIGYNFDYDEYHSFVHGRLPYENLKPDYVLRNLLLSLPIRKVIFSNGDEVHVAKVLKKLGLEGCFERVISFDTLNSTNGSHSSDDEESSKLRDTSAEILDANSGPSTPIICKPFKNAFEQALKIANINPQKTLFFDDSIRNIQSGKEIGLHTVLVGTSHRTTGADYALESIHNIREALPELWESDAKKPESVKLAIQTSVMA